A stretch of the Rhizomicrobium sp. genome encodes the following:
- a CDS encoding response regulator: protein MSEVSEWLAYVVDDDDAVRESALLLLEAAGVPARGYGSSGAFLAAFDATLAGCLIFDVHMPGLSGIALLALLRGWGVNTPAIILTGRADHAVEAEAWRYGASLLNKPASDDELIGMIRAAFATRGLCSDP, encoded by the coding sequence GTGAGCGAGGTTTCAGAATGGCTGGCATATGTCGTCGATGACGATGACGCGGTCCGGGAATCGGCTCTCCTGCTGCTCGAAGCGGCCGGTGTTCCGGCGCGGGGCTACGGATCGTCGGGCGCATTTCTTGCTGCGTTTGATGCCACGCTGGCGGGTTGCCTGATCTTCGATGTCCATATGCCGGGCCTCAGCGGCATTGCTCTCCTCGCGCTTCTGCGCGGCTGGGGCGTGAATACGCCGGCGATTATCCTCACGGGACGAGCGGACCACGCCGTGGAAGCGGAGGCGTGGCGATATGGTGCCTCTTTGCTCAACAAACCTGCCTCTGACGACGAACTGATCGGCATGATCCGCGCGGCGTTTGCCACTCGGGGGTTATGTAGTGATCCGTAA
- the fixJ gene encoding response regulator FixJ, which yields MSAEKTIFVVDDDPGVRDSLRVLMESAGYIVRDHDSAKAFLADRTGGGCLVADIRMPEMDGLELQEEMIRRNMPIPVIVITGHGDVPLAVRAMKAGAVDFIEKPFDDEVLLTSIRRALEIGQKTRVKAAEVAAAERLLALLTPRERNVLDQLVMGRSNKVAAYELGISPRTVEIHRAHIMDKMNARSLSDLVRIAIAYQSGPGN from the coding sequence ATGAGCGCCGAGAAAACGATATTCGTCGTGGATGACGATCCCGGCGTACGCGACTCGCTTCGCGTCCTGATGGAGTCAGCCGGCTATATCGTTCGCGATCACGATTCCGCCAAGGCATTTCTCGCCGATCGAACCGGTGGCGGTTGTCTTGTGGCGGACATCCGCATGCCCGAAATGGACGGTCTGGAACTTCAGGAAGAGATGATCAGACGAAACATGCCAATACCGGTCATTGTCATCACCGGCCATGGCGATGTACCGCTTGCGGTGCGGGCGATGAAGGCGGGGGCGGTCGACTTCATCGAAAAGCCGTTCGACGACGAGGTGTTGCTCACCAGCATCCGACGGGCCTTGGAGATCGGCCAGAAAACCCGGGTCAAGGCCGCGGAGGTTGCGGCAGCCGAGCGCCTGCTTGCGTTGCTGACTCCACGCGAGCGCAATGTCCTGGACCAATTGGTGATGGGGCGTTCAAACAAGGTTGCCGCTTATGAACTCGGTATTTCGCCGCGTACCGTCGAAATCCATCGCGCCCACATCATGGACAAGATGAACGCCCGCAGTCTCTCCGATCTCGTTCGCATTGCGATCGCGTACCAGTCCGGACCCGGAAACTAG
- a CDS encoding PAS-domain containing protein translates to MHDIVSAIFSAFVQLTIWTSSLATGLGALGGHKPQQGELAMAAIVVASLLVCILGCFWALVERGRRAAGQHAMNQNLARAQSEIRFREAMISACPEAIVVMGADMPAPLSYRGGSALLQACLAGSDSTTLAARMKSLLEAGAPFVLTARTAIHQGVAVQGCVVGSRAAIFMRIEDETTGRARDFQTMLEAIPMPLWIRDRSFALTWANRAFLGTIGAITLDAARRSDQRLVRSERDLVGAVLEGNDVMGERRYAVVEGRRRALSVDMVRLPSAQVAGMALDVTETAQAEAQIRLDADANADLLDKVEVAVALFGSDRRLAFSNRKFSQMWGLPEAWLETHPAIEDIFDRLREVRRLPEQRDFQNWKKEHLKLFETDDGQLDEAWHVPGGVSVRVRAYPYLLGGVYYIFEDVSEALRLSTSLHMLTATQRATLDTIEDGMAVFGPDGRLKMHNAAFARLWHLDESDLQAEPHLTTLSALCLTRFGRDGIWSAVQSGVVSNEPARYGDWGRLARADGRILSLSLTRLPLGSTLVSFEDRTDLERFEAAIASDVAVA, encoded by the coding sequence ATGCACGATATCGTCAGTGCGATCTTCAGCGCTTTCGTCCAGCTCACGATATGGACCTCCAGTCTCGCGACCGGCCTTGGCGCTCTCGGCGGGCACAAGCCGCAGCAGGGTGAACTCGCCATGGCTGCCATCGTCGTGGCATCGCTCCTGGTTTGTATCCTTGGCTGCTTCTGGGCGCTGGTCGAGAGGGGACGCCGCGCTGCCGGGCAGCATGCCATGAACCAGAATCTGGCGCGCGCGCAATCGGAAATTCGATTCCGCGAGGCGATGATCAGCGCCTGCCCGGAGGCGATCGTGGTCATGGGAGCCGACATGCCGGCGCCCCTGAGCTATCGGGGCGGTAGCGCCCTCCTTCAAGCCTGTCTTGCCGGCTCCGATTCCACAACGCTTGCAGCCCGGATGAAATCGCTTCTCGAAGCCGGGGCGCCGTTCGTCCTGACCGCCCGCACGGCGATTCACCAGGGGGTCGCCGTCCAAGGCTGCGTTGTCGGCAGTCGGGCCGCGATCTTCATGCGCATCGAAGACGAGACGACAGGACGCGCGCGCGATTTCCAGACGATGCTGGAGGCCATCCCCATGCCGCTATGGATTCGCGACCGCAGTTTCGCGCTGACCTGGGCGAATCGTGCATTTCTGGGCACGATCGGCGCAATCACGCTGGATGCCGCGCGCCGATCCGACCAGCGCCTCGTCCGCTCCGAGCGAGATCTGGTGGGTGCCGTACTAGAAGGCAACGACGTCATGGGCGAACGGCGGTATGCCGTCGTCGAAGGTCGGCGTCGCGCACTGTCCGTCGATATGGTGCGCTTGCCGAGCGCCCAGGTTGCAGGTATGGCGCTCGACGTGACGGAGACCGCACAGGCCGAGGCCCAAATCAGGCTTGATGCCGATGCAAATGCCGATTTGCTCGATAAGGTCGAGGTCGCCGTAGCACTGTTCGGCTCGGACCGGCGGTTGGCGTTCTCGAATCGGAAATTCTCGCAAATGTGGGGTCTGCCCGAGGCATGGCTCGAGACGCATCCGGCGATCGAGGACATCTTCGATCGACTGCGCGAGGTTCGGCGGCTTCCAGAACAGCGTGATTTCCAGAATTGGAAGAAGGAGCACCTGAAGCTATTCGAAACGGATGACGGCCAGCTCGACGAAGCATGGCATGTGCCGGGCGGCGTGAGCGTGCGCGTAAGAGCGTATCCCTATCTTCTGGGTGGCGTGTACTACATTTTCGAAGATGTCAGCGAAGCGCTGCGTCTCAGTACTTCACTTCACATGCTGACGGCGACACAACGCGCGACACTGGACACCATCGAGGACGGCATGGCCGTATTCGGCCCGGACGGGCGTCTGAAGATGCACAATGCCGCATTCGCAAGACTTTGGCATCTCGATGAGTCCGATCTGCAGGCCGAGCCGCACCTGACGACGCTGTCGGCGCTTTGTCTCACGCGTTTCGGTCGCGACGGGATCTGGAGCGCGGTGCAGTCGGGCGTCGTATCAAACGAGCCGGCGCGCTATGGCGATTGGGGCCGCCTCGCGCGGGCCGACGGCCGGATCTTGTCGCTCTCATTGACGAGATTGCCGTTGGGATCAACGCTGGTGAGCTTCGAGGACCGAACCGACTTGGAACGCTTTGAAGCTGCCATCGCATCCGACGTAGCCGTTGCATGA
- a CDS encoding cyclic nucleotide-binding domain-containing protein, whose translation MSLNAAHEQPRSIVLPHSAVAIAAAPPVAPTTLHEHLVLLRDAGARLKLSRNEMIFQEGDPAQHIYRIVSGTIRLCRHTPDGRRHIAEFALAGDLFGVLGGQQQAFTAEAVGDAVLVAYSRTQLDRVAECDARFRANVLSHLSTDLLSAQLHTFILGCQSAKERVASFIVRFAERTGAIETGRLTLPMGRQDIADHLGLTIETVCRAITALKNDGVLLVPSVHELLLRNVEVLCSLAEGDSLH comes from the coding sequence ATGTCACTCAATGCCGCGCACGAACAGCCTCGCAGCATCGTTCTGCCGCATTCCGCGGTTGCGATCGCCGCGGCTCCGCCGGTTGCGCCCACGACGCTGCACGAGCACTTGGTTCTGTTGCGCGACGCCGGGGCAAGACTCAAGTTGTCTCGCAACGAAATGATCTTCCAGGAGGGCGATCCGGCTCAGCATATTTATCGGATCGTGAGTGGAACGATCCGACTTTGCCGTCATACGCCCGACGGCCGTCGCCATATCGCCGAATTCGCGCTGGCGGGAGACCTGTTCGGGGTGCTCGGCGGGCAACAACAGGCCTTCACGGCGGAGGCGGTCGGCGACGCCGTTCTCGTCGCCTATTCGCGGACTCAGCTCGATCGCGTCGCGGAGTGCGACGCGCGCTTCCGTGCCAACGTGCTTTCGCACCTGTCGACCGACCTGTTGAGCGCACAGCTCCATACCTTCATCCTGGGCTGTCAGAGCGCCAAGGAACGCGTCGCATCGTTCATCGTCCGGTTCGCGGAACGGACCGGTGCTATCGAAACCGGTCGGCTGACGCTCCCGATGGGTCGACAGGACATCGCCGATCATCTCGGTCTTACGATCGAAACGGTCTGCCGGGCAATCACGGCGCTAAAGAACGACGGCGTGTTGCTGGTTCCCAGCGTTCACGAACTCCTGCTGCGGAATGTCGAAGTTCTATGCAGCTTGGCCGAAGGTGATTCCTTGCACTAG